A genome region from Nitrososphaerales archaeon includes the following:
- a CDS encoding transposase: protein MNKEVRNASERIRQIADDEDCRLLMTIPCTGYYSGLLIKSGIGDINRFPDSWHLCSYAGRVSSTHSSRVVTYHGAITKEGSEYLRWIMTEYVYVQIRTVLESNVSKFYAKLQRRRESKTL from the coding sequence TTGAATAAGGAGGTGAGGAATGCATCAGAAAGGATAAGGCAAATTGCTGATGATGAAGACTGCAGGTTGCTAATGACAATACCTTGCACAGGATACTATTCAGGGCTGCTCATAAAATCAGGGATTGGAGACATAAACAGGTTCCCTGACTCGTGGCATCTATGCTCCTACGCTGGACGGGTATCTTCAACACATTCATCTCGGGTGGTAACGTATCATGGAGCAATAACAAAGGAGGGAAGCGAGTACCTTAGGTGGATAATGACCGAATACGTATATGTTCAAATCAGAACCGTACTAGAAAGCAATGTTTCAAAATTCTATGCCAAGCTGCAAAGAAGAAGGGAAAGCAAAACGCTATAG
- a CDS encoding helix-turn-helix domain-containing protein yields the protein MQVQLSDLEYAYKREKDARVKERILLIMLIKEGRKPAHAARELRRAKSWAYTWRDRYEAEGIEGLRDKPRSGRPPMISQRVQMSIRKHLRSYPYGWKTREVMRLIYRRAGVVYSETHVCRLLHKWGFRRKVPIK from the coding sequence ATGCAGGTACAATTATCAGACCTGGAATATGCCTACAAGAGAGAGAAGGATGCAAGGGTTAAGGAAAGGATTCTGCTAATCATGCTAATCAAGGAAGGTAGGAAGCCTGCACATGCTGCCAGAGAACTTCGCAGAGCAAAATCCTGGGCATACACGTGGCGTGACAGGTATGAAGCAGAGGGCATAGAGGGCCTGAGGGATAAGCCAAGATCTGGAAGGCCCCCAATGATTAGCCAGAGGGTGCAGATGAGTATAAGGAAGCATCTAAGGAGCTACCCATATGGGTGGAAGACGAGAGAAGTAATGCGCCTGATATACAGGAGGGCTGGCGTTGTATATAGCGAGACCCATGTATGCAGGTTGCTGCATAAATGGGGCTTCAGGAGGAAGGTTCCGATAAAGA
- a CDS encoding transposase, whose protein sequence is MVKEESIQTYMQDLHKFFTNIKDAKVDMESSNTWYRLYRLLSEKYHVVFSNAVKTKATASAKIKTDKLDAKILADLLRGG, encoded by the coding sequence ATGGTTAAAGAAGAAAGTATTCAGACCTATATGCAAGATTTGCATAAATTCTTCACCAACATTAAAGATGCAAAGGTAGACATGGAATCATCAAACACGTGGTACCGCCTATACAGGCTCTTGAGCGAGAAGTACCACGTTGTTTTCTCGAATGCCGTCAAGACAAAAGCGACAGCGTCTGCAAAGATAAAGACAGACAAATTAGATGCAAAGATACTTGCTGATCTTTTGCGCGGTGGATAG